From a single Paenibacillus sp. FSL W8-0426 genomic region:
- the ypeB gene encoding germination protein YpeB — protein MYKRLSSVMFPVCAILLIGALVWGYQENQEKNAILIKAENQYQRAFHDLSFHMDKLHSEIGNTLAVHSTSHGMHRKGLMNVWRLTSEAQNEINQLPLTMLPFNQTEDFLSRISNFAYKTSMRDLSKEPLSEKEIGNLKRLYENSSEITKNLQDVQQKVISNRLRWMDAETAMATEEKAMDNTIVDGFRTVDKKVGEYPELDWGPSVASIYSKRTVKKLSGPPMTKEQIKEKAAKFADADASKVQVQENGKGTEWESYTATVEHAKDKRVTMDFTRNGGLLISYNDTRPVGTKKISRQEAVAKAERFLTNKGYKNMKAVNYDEFGNMGNLTFVRQDGDTLIYPEKMAVRVGLDNGDVTGFQASDFVYEHNDKRQIPKASMTAKQTREKLNPDFKVNYARKALIKNDDGKEVLCYEYGGRINGSKYRIYLNADNGVEEAIEQIKPINAATR, from the coding sequence ATGTATAAACGTCTAAGCTCAGTCATGTTCCCGGTATGCGCGATCCTGTTGATCGGTGCCCTGGTGTGGGGCTACCAAGAGAATCAGGAAAAAAACGCGATACTGATCAAAGCGGAAAACCAGTATCAGCGTGCTTTTCACGATCTGTCTTTTCATATGGACAAGCTGCATTCCGAGATCGGCAATACGTTAGCGGTTCATTCGACCTCGCATGGAATGCATCGCAAAGGCTTGATGAACGTATGGAGGCTTACGAGCGAAGCGCAGAATGAGATCAACCAGCTTCCTTTGACCATGCTGCCGTTCAATCAAACCGAAGACTTTCTGTCCCGCATTTCGAATTTTGCCTACAAGACATCCATGAGGGACTTATCGAAAGAGCCGCTGTCGGAGAAAGAAATCGGGAATTTGAAACGATTGTATGAAAATTCATCCGAGATCACAAAAAATTTGCAAGACGTTCAACAAAAAGTCATCTCGAACCGGTTGCGCTGGATGGACGCTGAAACCGCCATGGCCACGGAGGAAAAAGCGATGGACAACACCATCGTGGATGGCTTCCGTACCGTTGACAAAAAAGTTGGTGAGTACCCTGAACTGGATTGGGGACCGTCGGTGGCCAGCATCTATTCCAAACGCACGGTAAAAAAACTGAGCGGTCCGCCCATGACCAAAGAACAAATCAAAGAAAAGGCTGCCAAGTTTGCCGACGCGGACGCCAGCAAGGTTCAAGTTCAAGAAAACGGCAAAGGGACGGAATGGGAATCTTACACCGCCACGGTCGAACACGCCAAAGACAAAAGGGTAACTATGGACTTCACCCGTAATGGCGGCCTGCTGATTTCATATAATGACACCCGTCCGGTGGGAACGAAAAAGATTTCACGCCAGGAAGCCGTGGCGAAGGCAGAGCGCTTCCTCACCAATAAAGGATACAAAAATATGAAGGCCGTGAACTATGACGAATTCGGAAACATGGGAAATTTGACATTTGTGCGCCAGGACGGGGACACGTTGATCTATCCTGAGAAGATGGCCGTTCGCGTAGGTCTCGACAACGGTGATGTGACTGGTTTCCAGGCTAGCGATTTCGTGTATGAGCACAATGACAAGCGCCAGATTCCCAAAGCCAGCATGACCGCAAAACAGACGCGCGAAAAGCTAAATCCGGATTTCAAGGTCAATTACGCCCGCAAAGCGTTGATCAAAAACGATGACGGCAAGGAAGTATTGTGCTACGAATACGGCGGCCGGATCAATGGCTCCAAGTACCGCATTTACTTAAATGCCGATAACGGTGTTGAAGAAGCGATCGAACAAATCAAACCTATTAACGCTGCAACGCGTTGA
- a CDS encoding flagellar brake domain-containing protein, which yields MYPKINEVLYIQIASADEKEAGKEFKSRIADEDQNSFLIEVPMQQGSSRLKRLYFGEELSIYYMNEEGVRHFFNTYVTGFEEDVVRLVRIRKPQADDITKIQRRSFLRVRASLEIAIQAEDLNRAVALTDDIGGGGLSIFGESGFSISEGQKLNCWLLIPYRNSTIEHVPFEAEVVRIKTLESGRLLHMLKFTQITDSERQKIIKFCFERQLEYRTK from the coding sequence TTGTATCCCAAAATCAATGAAGTTCTATATATTCAGATTGCGTCTGCAGACGAGAAAGAAGCCGGCAAGGAATTCAAATCCCGCATCGCCGACGAAGACCAGAACAGTTTTTTGATCGAGGTCCCGATGCAGCAGGGTAGCAGCCGACTGAAAAGGCTCTATTTTGGTGAAGAGTTGTCGATTTATTACATGAATGAAGAAGGCGTGCGGCATTTTTTCAATACTTACGTAACCGGCTTTGAGGAAGACGTCGTCCGATTGGTAAGAATTCGCAAGCCGCAAGCGGACGATATTACCAAAATTCAGCGTCGCAGCTTCTTGCGCGTTCGCGCCAGCCTTGAAATCGCCATCCAGGCAGAGGATTTGAACCGGGCGGTGGCCCTTACCGATGACATTGGCGGAGGCGGTCTATCCATTTTTGGCGAATCCGGGTTCTCCATTTCGGAAGGACAGAAGCTGAATTGCTGGCTGCTCATCCCTTACCGCAATTCCACGATCGAACACGTCCCGTTCGAAGCCGAGGTGGTTCGGATCAAAACGCTGGAAAGCGGGAGGCTGCTGCACATGCTCAAATTCACCCAGATCACGGATTCCGAACGGCAGAAAATCATTAAATTTTGCTTTGAGCGGCAGCTTGAGTATCGAACCAAATAA